Proteins from a genomic interval of Acanthopagrus latus isolate v.2019 chromosome 7, fAcaLat1.1, whole genome shotgun sequence:
- the LOC119022520 gene encoding oxysterol-binding protein-related protein 2-like isoform X1, which translates to MSNEDEFYDAVTGLDSDESYEGVSEASFKDALVFEGGNQKNNGSVPQENGIKKHRESLPAPMFSRNSVSIWSILKKCIGLELSKITMPIVLNEPLSFLQRISEYMEHTYLINKACSLSDSIERMQAVAAFAVSAVASQWDRTGKPFNPLLGETYELVREEQGFRLVSEQVSHHPPVSAFHAESLTGDFVFHGSIYPKLKFWGRAVEAEPKGTITLELLKHGEAYTWSNPFCCVHNIILGKLWIEQYGTVEIVNHSTGDKCVLNFKPCGMFGKELHKVEGYIQDKSKKKHAVIYGKWTECMWSVDPQAYEAHKKSEKKGDNKKHKNEESEGAENDDADDMPDVQETVSVVPGSTLLWRIDSRPAHSAQMYNFTNFAMSLNELEPGMEAILAPTDCRFRPDIRAMENGNMDEASQEKERLEEKQRSARKERARNDEEWSTRWFQMGTNPHTGSQGWLYTGGYFNRNYQDLPNIY; encoded by the exons ATGAGCAATGAGGATGAATTCTACGATGCCGTCacag GCCTGGATTCGGATGAGTCATATGAAGGGGTGTCGGAGGCCAGTTTCAAAGATGCACTGGTGTTTGAAGGCGGCAATCAGAAGAACAACGGATCAGTGCCACAGGAGAACGGCATCAAGAAACACAG GGAGTCATTACCTGCACCTATGTTCTCCAGAAACTCTGTCAGTATCTGGAGTATCCTGAAGAAATGTATCGGACTG gaaCTGTCAAAGATCACGATGCCCATCGTCCTCAACGAGCCTCTGAGCTTCCTGCAGAGGATCTCTGAATACATGGAACACACTTACCTCATCAACAAAGCCTGCTCGCTCTCCGACTCCATAGAACGCATGCag gcagTAGCTGCTTTTGCTGTGTCAGCAGTTGCGTCTCAGTGGGACAGAACTGGAAAACCCTTCAACCCTCTGCTGGGAGAGACCTATGAACTCGTCAG AGAGGAGCAGGGCTTCCGGCTTGTATCAGAGCAGGTATCCCATCATCCCCCAGTCAGTGCCTTTCATGCAGAGAGTCTAACTGGGGACTTCGTCTTCCATGGCTCCATCTACCCCAAACTCAAGTTCTGGGGCAGGGCCGTCGAGGCTGAGCCTAAAGGGACCATCACACTAGAGCTACTCAA ACACGGCGAGGCGTACACATGGAGTAACCCTTTCTGCTGTGTACACAACATCATTCTGGGCAAACTGTGGATAGAGCAGTATGGCACAGTGGAAATAGTCAACCACAG CACTGGAGACAAGTGTGTGTTGAATTTCAAGCCCTGTGGGATGTTTGGCAAAGAGCTGCACAAAGTGGAGGGATACATCCAGGATAAGAG TAAAAAGAAGCACGCTGTTATTTATGGGAAGTGGACTGAGTGCATGTGGAGTGTGGACCCTCAGGCCTACGAGGCCCACAAAAAgtcagagaagaaaggagaCAACAAGAAGCACAAAAAT GAGGAGTCGGAAGGAGCAGAGAATGATGATGCAGACGACATGCCCGATGTCCAGGAGACAGTTTCTGTTGTACCAGGAAGCACTCTGCTGTGGAGGATAGACTCCAGACCGGCACATTCTGCTCAG ATGTACAACTTCACCAACTTTGCAATGTCCCTCAATGAGCTAGAGCCTGGCATGGAGGCCATCTTGGCTCCCACAGACTGTCGCTTCAGACCTGACATCAGAGCCATGGAGAATGGCAACATGG ATGAAGCCAGtcaggagaaggagaggctggaggagaaacagagatcTGCCAGAAAGGAGAGAGCCAGGAATGATGAGGAGTGGTCTACCAG GTGGTTCCAGATGGGCACCAACCCTCACACCGGCTCCCAGGGGTGGCTCTACACCGGTGGCTACTTCAATAGGAACTACCAAGACCTGCCCAACATCTACTGA
- the LOC119022520 gene encoding oxysterol-binding protein-related protein 2-like isoform X3: MFSRNSVSIWSILKKCIGLELSKITMPIVLNEPLSFLQRISEYMEHTYLINKACSLSDSIERMQAVAAFAVSAVASQWDRTGKPFNPLLGETYELVREEQGFRLVSEQVSHHPPVSAFHAESLTGDFVFHGSIYPKLKFWGRAVEAEPKGTITLELLKHGEAYTWSNPFCCVHNIILGKLWIEQYGTVEIVNHSTGDKCVLNFKPCGMFGKELHKVEGYIQDKSKKKHAVIYGKWTECMWSVDPQAYEAHKKSEKKGDNKKHKNEESEGAENDDADDMPDVQETVSVVPGSTLLWRIDSRPAHSAQMYNFTNFAMSLNELEPGMEAILAPTDCRFRPDIRAMENGNMDEASQEKERLEEKQRSARKERARNDEEWSTRWFQMGTNPHTGSQGWLYTGGYFNRNYQDLPNIY; the protein is encoded by the exons ATGTTCTCCAGAAACTCTGTCAGTATCTGGAGTATCCTGAAGAAATGTATCGGACTG gaaCTGTCAAAGATCACGATGCCCATCGTCCTCAACGAGCCTCTGAGCTTCCTGCAGAGGATCTCTGAATACATGGAACACACTTACCTCATCAACAAAGCCTGCTCGCTCTCCGACTCCATAGAACGCATGCag gcagTAGCTGCTTTTGCTGTGTCAGCAGTTGCGTCTCAGTGGGACAGAACTGGAAAACCCTTCAACCCTCTGCTGGGAGAGACCTATGAACTCGTCAG AGAGGAGCAGGGCTTCCGGCTTGTATCAGAGCAGGTATCCCATCATCCCCCAGTCAGTGCCTTTCATGCAGAGAGTCTAACTGGGGACTTCGTCTTCCATGGCTCCATCTACCCCAAACTCAAGTTCTGGGGCAGGGCCGTCGAGGCTGAGCCTAAAGGGACCATCACACTAGAGCTACTCAA ACACGGCGAGGCGTACACATGGAGTAACCCTTTCTGCTGTGTACACAACATCATTCTGGGCAAACTGTGGATAGAGCAGTATGGCACAGTGGAAATAGTCAACCACAG CACTGGAGACAAGTGTGTGTTGAATTTCAAGCCCTGTGGGATGTTTGGCAAAGAGCTGCACAAAGTGGAGGGATACATCCAGGATAAGAG TAAAAAGAAGCACGCTGTTATTTATGGGAAGTGGACTGAGTGCATGTGGAGTGTGGACCCTCAGGCCTACGAGGCCCACAAAAAgtcagagaagaaaggagaCAACAAGAAGCACAAAAAT GAGGAGTCGGAAGGAGCAGAGAATGATGATGCAGACGACATGCCCGATGTCCAGGAGACAGTTTCTGTTGTACCAGGAAGCACTCTGCTGTGGAGGATAGACTCCAGACCGGCACATTCTGCTCAG ATGTACAACTTCACCAACTTTGCAATGTCCCTCAATGAGCTAGAGCCTGGCATGGAGGCCATCTTGGCTCCCACAGACTGTCGCTTCAGACCTGACATCAGAGCCATGGAGAATGGCAACATGG ATGAAGCCAGtcaggagaaggagaggctggaggagaaacagagatcTGCCAGAAAGGAGAGAGCCAGGAATGATGAGGAGTGGTCTACCAG GTGGTTCCAGATGGGCACCAACCCTCACACCGGCTCCCAGGGGTGGCTCTACACCGGTGGCTACTTCAATAGGAACTACCAAGACCTGCCCAACATCTACTGA
- the LOC119022520 gene encoding oxysterol-binding protein-related protein 2-like isoform X2: MDLGLDSDESYEGVSEASFKDALVFEGGNQKNNGSVPQENGIKKHRESLPAPMFSRNSVSIWSILKKCIGLELSKITMPIVLNEPLSFLQRISEYMEHTYLINKACSLSDSIERMQAVAAFAVSAVASQWDRTGKPFNPLLGETYELVREEQGFRLVSEQVSHHPPVSAFHAESLTGDFVFHGSIYPKLKFWGRAVEAEPKGTITLELLKHGEAYTWSNPFCCVHNIILGKLWIEQYGTVEIVNHSTGDKCVLNFKPCGMFGKELHKVEGYIQDKSKKKHAVIYGKWTECMWSVDPQAYEAHKKSEKKGDNKKHKNEESEGAENDDADDMPDVQETVSVVPGSTLLWRIDSRPAHSAQMYNFTNFAMSLNELEPGMEAILAPTDCRFRPDIRAMENGNMDEASQEKERLEEKQRSARKERARNDEEWSTRWFQMGTNPHTGSQGWLYTGGYFNRNYQDLPNIY; this comes from the exons ATGGATTTAG GCCTGGATTCGGATGAGTCATATGAAGGGGTGTCGGAGGCCAGTTTCAAAGATGCACTGGTGTTTGAAGGCGGCAATCAGAAGAACAACGGATCAGTGCCACAGGAGAACGGCATCAAGAAACACAG GGAGTCATTACCTGCACCTATGTTCTCCAGAAACTCTGTCAGTATCTGGAGTATCCTGAAGAAATGTATCGGACTG gaaCTGTCAAAGATCACGATGCCCATCGTCCTCAACGAGCCTCTGAGCTTCCTGCAGAGGATCTCTGAATACATGGAACACACTTACCTCATCAACAAAGCCTGCTCGCTCTCCGACTCCATAGAACGCATGCag gcagTAGCTGCTTTTGCTGTGTCAGCAGTTGCGTCTCAGTGGGACAGAACTGGAAAACCCTTCAACCCTCTGCTGGGAGAGACCTATGAACTCGTCAG AGAGGAGCAGGGCTTCCGGCTTGTATCAGAGCAGGTATCCCATCATCCCCCAGTCAGTGCCTTTCATGCAGAGAGTCTAACTGGGGACTTCGTCTTCCATGGCTCCATCTACCCCAAACTCAAGTTCTGGGGCAGGGCCGTCGAGGCTGAGCCTAAAGGGACCATCACACTAGAGCTACTCAA ACACGGCGAGGCGTACACATGGAGTAACCCTTTCTGCTGTGTACACAACATCATTCTGGGCAAACTGTGGATAGAGCAGTATGGCACAGTGGAAATAGTCAACCACAG CACTGGAGACAAGTGTGTGTTGAATTTCAAGCCCTGTGGGATGTTTGGCAAAGAGCTGCACAAAGTGGAGGGATACATCCAGGATAAGAG TAAAAAGAAGCACGCTGTTATTTATGGGAAGTGGACTGAGTGCATGTGGAGTGTGGACCCTCAGGCCTACGAGGCCCACAAAAAgtcagagaagaaaggagaCAACAAGAAGCACAAAAAT GAGGAGTCGGAAGGAGCAGAGAATGATGATGCAGACGACATGCCCGATGTCCAGGAGACAGTTTCTGTTGTACCAGGAAGCACTCTGCTGTGGAGGATAGACTCCAGACCGGCACATTCTGCTCAG ATGTACAACTTCACCAACTTTGCAATGTCCCTCAATGAGCTAGAGCCTGGCATGGAGGCCATCTTGGCTCCCACAGACTGTCGCTTCAGACCTGACATCAGAGCCATGGAGAATGGCAACATGG ATGAAGCCAGtcaggagaaggagaggctggaggagaaacagagatcTGCCAGAAAGGAGAGAGCCAGGAATGATGAGGAGTGGTCTACCAG GTGGTTCCAGATGGGCACCAACCCTCACACCGGCTCCCAGGGGTGGCTCTACACCGGTGGCTACTTCAATAGGAACTACCAAGACCTGCCCAACATCTACTGA